ATTTCACGCTGCAGGATAGTAGCAATCTCTTTTTGCAACTCCTGAGCGACGCGCTGCGGGCGACCAAATTCTTTCGCCATATTACTTCTCCAGACTAAAAAGGGGCCGTAGCCCCTTTAGATATCTCTTGCCGGGTGGCGCTTCGCTCCCGGCCTACGTTGCGCTAATGCGTCGATTATTCGATAGAGCGCTTAATTTCGATAATTTCGAAGACTTCGATCATATCGCCGGTACGTACGTCATTGTAGTTCTTAACGCCGATACCACACTCCATGCCGTTACGGACTTCGTTAACGTCATCTTTGAAGCGGCGCAGGGATTCCAGCTCGCCTTCATAGATAACCACGTTGTCGCGCAGGACGCGGATCGGGTTGTGACGTTTGACGACGCCTTCGGTAACCATACAGCCAGCAACCGCGCCGAATTTCGGCGATTTGAACACATCGCGCACTTCAGCCAGACCGATGATCTGCTGTTTCAGCTCAGGTGAGAGCATACCGCTCATCGCCGCTTTCACTTCGTCGATCAGGTTATAGATGACGGAGTAGTAACGCAGATCCAGACCTTCCGATTCGATCACGCGACGCGCAGAGGCATCGGCACGAACGTTGAAGCCAACCAGGATAGCGTTAGACGCAGCTGCAAGCGTGGCGTCGGTTTCGGTGATACCACCTACGCCAGAGCCAACAATCTTCACTTTCACTTCTTCAGTAGAGAGTTTCAGCAGCGAGTCGGAGATAGCTTCCACAGAGCCCTGAACGTCAGCTTTCAGCACGATGTTCACTTCGTGCACTTCGCCTTCGGTCATGTTGGCAAACATGTTCTCCAGCTTAGATTTCTGCTGGCGAGCCAGTTTAACTTCGCGGAATTTGCCCTGACGATAGAGCGCAACTTCACGCGCTTTCTTCTCGTCACGTACCACGGTGGCTTCATCACCCGCCGCCGGAACACCGGAGAGGCCAAGGATTTCTACCGGAATGGACGGACCCGCTTCGGTCACTTCACGACCCAGCTCGTCACGCATCGCACGGACACGGCCATATTCGAAGCCGCAGAGTACGATGTCGCCTTTATGCAGCGTACCTTCACGCACCAGGACGGAAGCTACCGGACCACGACCTTTATCAAGGAAGGATTCGATAACAACACCGCTCGCCATGCCGTTACGGACAGCGTGCAGTTCCAGAACTTCGGCCTGCAGCAGGATTGCATCCAGCAGGTCGTCGATACCGGTACCGGCTTTCGCGGAGACGTGTACGAACTGGCTTTCGCCGCCCCACTCTTCCGGAATGATCCCGTACTGAGAGAGTTCGTTTTTAACGCGATCCGGATCGGCTTCCGGCTTATCGATTTTGTTCACTGCAACAACTACCGGCACTTTCGCCGCTTTCGCGTGCTGAATAGCTTCGATAGTCTGCGGCATCACGCCATCGTCTGCTGCAACAACCAGAACAACGATATCCGTTGCCTGAGCACCACGGGCACGCATTGCGGTAAACGCGGCGTGGCCTGGGGTATCCAGGAAGGTGATCATGCCGTTGTCGGTTTCAACGTGGTAAGCACCGATGTGCTGGGTAATGCCGCCCGCTTCAGCGGATGCCACTTTCGTTGAACGTATGTAGTCCAGCAGTGAGGTTTTACCGTGGTCAACGTGACCCATGATGGTCACGACCGGCGCGCGTGGTTCAACCGCAGCACCTGTGTCACGGTCGCTCATTACCGCTTCTTCCAGCTCGTTTTCACGACGCAGGATAACTTTGTGGCCCATCTCTTCCGCAACCAGCTGTGCGGTTTCCTGGTCGATGACCTGGTTGATGGTTGCCATCGCGCCCAGTTTCATCATCGCTTTGATGACCTGAGAGCCTTTAACTGCCATTTTGTTAGCCAGCTCGCCGACGGTCAGGGTTTCACCGATCACAACGTCACGGTTAACGGCCTGGGCCGGTTTGTTGAAGCCCTGCTGCAGTGCAGAGCCTTTACGCTGACGGCCGCCTTTACCACCGCGAACCGCGGCGCGCGCTTCTTCACGGTCAGCTTTGCTTTCAGAGTGCTTGTTGCCTTTCTTCGGACGCGGGGCTTTAGCGGTACGGGTACGGCTACGGCCACCTTCGACTTCACGATCGTTATCATCTTCAGCCTGACGTGCATGCTGGGAGGTGGTGACGTGATAATCGCCGGTCGTCTCTTCTTCTTCGCCTGGCGTTGCCGTCCAGGTTGCTTCGTTCTGTTCTGCCATTCGACGGGCTTCTTCCGCTACGCGACGTGCATTTTCTTCCAGTTTACGACGAGCCTCTTCTTCCGCTTTACGCTTAAGTTCCTGCGCTTCGGATTCACGACGGGCTTTTTCCGTCTGGGCTGCCCTGGTCACTTCGTCAGTTTGATGGTTGCTCACTTTGCTATTTTCCGCAGCTTCGCGTTTCGTGCTTTCGGCATTTTCACGTTTAGCTTTTTCTTCAGCTTCACGTTTCAGACGCACTTCGGCTTCACGCTTGGCTTTTTCCTCGGCTTCTCGCTCAGCGGCTTCCTCTGCTTCACGACGGGCCTTCTCCTCCGCTTCACGCATCGCCTCTTCTTCCGCAGCGAGACGTTCAGCCTCTTGTGGATCGCGTTTTACAAAGGTGCGCTTTTTACGGACTTCGATCTGCACCGATTTACTTTTCCCACCGGTGCCCTGAATATTTAATGTGCTGCGCGTTTTGCGCTGCAACGTCAGCTTATCAGGCGCAGAACCGTGTTCACGGTTCAGATGCGCTAACAGCGTCTGTTTTTCCTGCGCCGTCACTGAATCATCAGCAGACTTGCGGATCCCTGCATCAGCAAATTGCTGTACCAGGCGGTCCACAGAGGTTTGAATCTCAGCGGCCAGCGTTTTTACGGTTACATCTGTCATGCTGTTCCTTCCTGCTACAGTTTATTACGCTTCGTCACCAAACCAGCAAATATTACGCGCGGCCATGATGAGCTCACCGGCTTTGTCGGCAGTTAACCCTTCGATATCGCTCAGGTCATCCACACCTTGCTCGGCGAGGTCTTCCAGCGTACAAACACCACGAGCAGCCAGTTTGAAAGCCAGTGCACGATCCAGACCGTCCAGGTTCAGCAGGTCTTCAGCCGGTTCTTTATTCCCCAGGCTTTCTTCCTGCGCCAGCGCCAGAGTAGTCAGTGCGCTTTTCGCACGATCACGCAGCGCTTCGACGGTGTCTTCATCCAGGCCATCGATTTCCAGCAGCTCTTTGATTGGCACATAGGCCAGTTCTTCCAGCGTTGAGAAACCCTCTTCGACCAGAACAGTGGCGAAATCTTCGTCAATGTCCAGATAACGGGTGAAGGTATCAATCGCTGCGTGAGCCTCAGCCTGATGCTTGGACTGCAGATCTTCAAGGGTCATAACGTTGAGTTCCCAGCCGCTCAGCTGAGACGCGAGACGCACGTTCTGACCGTTACGGCCAATCGCCTGCGCCAGGTTGCCCGCTTCAACAGCGATATCCATGGTGTGCTTATCTTCATCCACCACGATAGAAGCAACATCAGCCGGTGCCATTGCGTTGATAACGAACTGGGCCGGGTTGTCGTCCCACAGTACGATATCGATACGTTCGCCGCCGAGTTCGGTAGAAACGGCCTGAACGCGGGCACCACGCATACCAACGCATGCCCCAACCGGGTCAATACGCTTGTCGTTGGTTTTCACCGCAATTTTGGCGCGAGAACCCGGATCGCGGGCTGCGGCTTTAATCTCGATAACTTCTTCGCCGATTTCTGGTACTTCAATACGGAACAGTTCAATCAGCATTTCCGGCTTGGAACGCGTAACGAACAGCTGCGCACCGCGCGCTTCTGGGCGCACTGCGTACAGCACGCCGCGAATGCGGTCGCCCGGACGGAAGTTTTCACGCGGCAGCATATCTTCGCGCAGGATCACGGCTTCAGCGTTGCTGCCCAGATCCAGCGTGATGTTGTCGCGGTTCACTTTTTTCACCACGCCGGTGATGATTTCACCTTCGTGTTCGCGGAACTGATCGACAACCATTGCGCGCTCTGCTTCACGTACTTTCTGTACGATAACCTGCTTCGCGGTTTGGGTGGTGATGCGGTCAAACGTCACGGATTCAATCTGATCTTCAACGTAATCGTCGAGGTTCAGGCTCTCATCTTCGTAACGTGCCGCTTCGAGAGTGATTTCACGCGTCGGCTGCGTCACTTCTTCAACGATTAGCCAGCGACGGAATGTGTCGAAATCACCGCTTTTACGATCGATGCTTACACGCACATCAATCTCTTGCTCATATTTTTTCTTGGTTGCTGTAGCCAGAGCACTTTCCAGCGCTTCAAAGATTTTTTCACGCGGAAGCGACTTTTCGTTAGAAACAGCTTCAACAACAGCCAAAATTTCTTTGTTCATTGGGGGCCTTTCACCTCAATCCAGACTGTTAAAAGTGGGGGACCAGGTTCGCTTTTTGAATATTGCTCAAGGCGAACACTTCATCTTTACCTTCGACCGTAACGGTGATCATTTCGCCATCGACATCTTTAATGATGCCCTGCCACTTACGACGGTTCTGCACCGCCATCCGCAGCACCAGCGAAACTTCGTCGCCCTTAAAGCGCGCGTAGTGCTCAGCCGTAAACAAAGGTCGCTCAAGACCTGGTGAGGAAACTTCCAGGTTATACGCAACGGTAATGGGATCTTCGACATCCAGTACCGCACTGACCTGGTGGCTGACATCAGCGCAATCATCAACATTGATGCCATCTTCACTATCAATATAGATGCGCAGCGTAGATGTGCGACCACGCACAAATTCGATACCGACCAGTTCGTAGCCCAGTGCTTCAACCGGCGCCGTAATCATCTCTGTTAATTTTTGCTCTAATGTGGACAAGTCCACCCCCAAGACATAAAAAAAGGGCATATAGCCCAGTTATTTCGTACTCAGATAACAAAAAACCCCGATAAATCGGGGCTTTAAATAACTGAACCCTATAGCCGCAACTGCGGCCTGGATAACCTTCCGGAAGAACTCTTTTCAAATCCCGCTAAAGAAGGCGTTAAGTCTTCACAGTATATTTGAAAAAGAACACTAAGGGAAAGTGGTTGCGGGGGCCGGATTTGAACCGACGACCTTCGGGTTATGAGCCCGACGAGCTACCAGGCTGCTCCACCCCGCGCCTGAAACGTGGCAAATTTTACTCGATTGAGCGTCAACTTGCAAATAATGCTGGGATTTGGTACCGAAGACGGGACGTAAAACCGGCTTGCAGTATATTGAAAAACATCGCGTTGTGTCAACCGCTCATCTATAGCATCACGTGCTCCGCCGTTGTTGCATATTATTAAGAGAGTTTTTATGCACAGATGCCGCTTTTTCTTTCAGTTATACAATGAAAATTGCGCTTCTCTCTTCCGGTCCGCGCCAAAAGATGATTAAATGAAAACTCATTTATTTTGCATAACCATTCACTAAAGATGTAAGAATGAGTGGTACAAATAGCGTGGCGTGGCTGTTAAGTCTCTCACCATCAGTCTATCAAGCAGGGATTTTTTTATGACAACGATTCTCAAGCATCTTCCCGCAGGTCAACGTATTGGTATTGCTTTTTCAGGCGGTCTGGACACCAGCGCAGCGCTGCTGTGGATGCGTCAGAAAGGCGCAGTTCCTTATGCATATACTGCCAACCTGGGCCAGCCTGACGAGGATGACTATGAGGCGATCCCGCGTCGCGCGAAAGAGTACGGTGCAGAAAATGCTCGCCTGATCGATTGTCGTAAACAGCTGGTCGCTGAGGGCATCGCGGCTATTCAGTGCGGGGCGTTCCATAATACCACCGGCGGTTTAACCTATTTCAATACCACCCCACTCGGTCGTGCGGTAACCGGCACCATGCTGGTTGCGGCCATGAAAGAGGATGGTGTCAATATCTGGGGTGACGGCAGCACCTATAAAGGCAACGATATCGAACGTTTCTATCGTTATGGCCTGCTGACCAATGCCGAGCTGAAGATCTACAAACCATGGCTCGATACTGACTTTATCGACGAGCTTGGCGGCCGTCAGGAAATGTCCGAATTCATGACCGCGTCGGGCTTCGATTACAAAATGTCGGCCGAAAAAGCCTACTCGACGGACTCCAATATGCTGGGTGCCACCCACGAAGCGAAGGATCTCGAGTTCCTCAACTCCAGCGTCAAAATCGTTAACCCGATTATGGGCGTGAAATTCTGGGATGAGAGCGTGAAGATCCCGGCCGAGGAAGTTACCGTACGTTTTGAACAGGGCCACCCTGTTGCGCTGAATGGCAAAACCTTCAGCGACGATGTCGAACTGATGATGGAAGCCAACCGTATTGGTGGCCGTCACGGTCTGGGCATGAGCGATCAGATCGAAAACCGTATCATTGAAGCGAAAAGCCGCGGCATCTATGAAGCCCCGGGGATGGCGCTGCTGCATATCGCTTACGAACGTCTGCTGACCGGCATTCATAACGAAGACACCATTGAGCAGTATCATGCGCATGGTCGTCAGCTTGGACGCCTGCTCTATCAGGGCCGCTGGTTCGATCCGCAAGCGCTGATGCTGCGTGATGCTCTGCAACGTTGGGTGGCAAGTGCTATTACTGGCGAAGTGACGCTCGAGCTGCGTCGCGGGAATGACTACTCAATCCTCAATACGGTTTCCGACAATCTGACCTACCAGGCAGAGCGTCTGACCATGGAGAAAGGCGACTCGGTATTCTCGCCGGACGATCGTATTGGTCAGTTGACGATGCGTAACCTCGACATCACCGATACTCGCGCCAAGCTCTTCAACTATGTACAGACTGGCCTGATCTCCACCACCGCAGGTAATGGCCTGCCGCAGGTTGAAAACTTGGAGCACAGCGATAAGAAATAATCGCCGCCACTGAAATACAAAAAGCGCCTGCGGGCGCTTTTTTATTGTCGGTTGAGTAGCCAAACCATTCAGGCACACAAACGACAGACGAAAAAAAAGACATCTTTCGATGTCTTTCTTTCGGAATGTTGGTACCGAGGACGGGACTTGAACCCGTAAGCCCTATTGGGCACTACCACCTCAAGGTAGCGTGTCTACCAATTCCACCACCTCGGCACGACTTACTTCTTCACAACTTACTGCGGGATATCGCTGGTCGGCTTCGCCGGCGCTGCTGGCTGAGTCTGTTCACTCTTGGCCGGTGCGCTCAGGTTTTCCCACTCGCTTCCCTTATTGGTTTTATTGCTGTTAATGTTGCCCAGCACAAGGCTAATAATAAAGAACAGTGTTGCCAGCACAGCAGTTGCACGAGTCATGAAGTTACCAGAACCACTTGAACCGAACAGCGTACCGGACGCGCCAGCGCCAAAGGAGGCTCCCATGTCAGCGCCTTTACCTTGCTGCAGCATAATCAGAGCTACAAGAGCCAGAGCCACAATAAGGAAAACTACTAAAAGAGCTTCGTACATAATCAACCTGTTCCTTGCGGGGTTGCCGCAGCCAATGCTTCAAACCAATAACGCGGGATGTTTCATGCTTTCCCACTGAAGCGGGTGTGAATACTAACCAAAGCGAATGACCTTCGCAAGGGCAATTTTGACGCTTTTTATCAAGTGCGGAAAAAAACAGCAAAAGCGTGCATTATGGTGAAGAAAGAGGCAGCAAAAGCTGCCTTTTTAGCCACTTACCGAATCGTTAAACCGCTTTAACCGCATCGGCGATGCGATTTGCCAGCGCGGTAACTTGCGCTTCATCTTCGCCTTCGACCATCACGCGGATTAATGGCTCAGTGCCGGACTTACGCAGCAGCACGCGACCACGGTTCCCCAGCGTCGCTTCAACCTCTGCCATCACGGCTTTAACGTTCTCATCTTCCAGCGGATCGCCATTACCGGCGGTAAAGCGCACATTCACCAGAACCTGCGGGAACATTTTCATGCCGCTGCAAAGGTCGTGCAGCGTCATATGGTTACGCACCATTGCCGCGACTACCTGCAACCCGGCAACAATCCCGTCACCCGTGGTGGTTTTATCCAGCAGGATCACATGGCCTGAGTTTTCCGCACCGATGCGCCACCCTTTCTCCTGCATTTTTTCCAGCACGTAGCGGTCGCCCACTTTCGCGCGCGCAAACGGAATGCCCAGTTGCTTGAGCGCCAGCTCAAGACCCATGTTGCTCATCAGCGTACCGACAGCACCGCCGCGCAACTGTCCCTGACGCAGCCCTTCACGCGCGATGATATACATAATCTGGTCGCCATCGACTTTATTACCTTCGTGGTCAACCATGATCACACGATCGCCGTCGCCGTCAAAAGCGATGCCCAGATCCGCCTTCTCTGCCAGAACACGATCTTGCAGCGCTTTCACATCCGTCGCACCACATTTTTCATTGATGTTGACGCCATCCGGATCGCAGCCAATCGCAATAACTTTAGCACCCAGTTCGCGGAAGACATTCGGGGCGATGTGGTATGTCGCGCCATTGGCGCAATCCACCACAATTTTCAGGCTGTTGAGGCTTAGCTCATTCGGGAAGGTCGCTTTGCAGAACTCAATATAACGGCCAGCGGCATCGACGATACGGCTCGCTTTACCTAATTCGGCAGAGTCAACACAGGTCAGTTCTTTCTCCATCTCCGCTTCAATCGCCTCTTCAACCGCGTCCGGCAGTTTAGTGCCGTCAATGGAGAAGAACTTGATCCCGTTGTCATAGAACGGGTTATGGGAAGCAGAAATCACAATCCCCGCTTCCGCGCGGAAAGTACGTGTCAGGTAAGCGACAGCAGGGGTCGGCATCGGACCGGTAAAGGAAGCAGAGAGACCGGCTGCGGCCAGCCCGGCTTCCAGTGCCGATTCCAGCATATAGCCCGAGATGCGGGTATCTTTGCCGATAATAATTTTACGTGAGCCGTGACGCGCCAGCACCTTGCCTGCCGCCCAGCCCAGTTTCAGAACGAAATCCGGGGTGATAGGTGCGTCGCCAACACGGCCACGAATGCCATCAGTGCCAAAATATTTACGATTACTCATAGCGTTTATTTTCCTTCGCTGACAGTGTGGCTTCCACCACCCGCATAGCTTCTACCGTTTCTTTTACGTCATGGACACGAATAATCTGCGCACCCTGCATCGCAGCAATCACTGCACATGCCAGACTGCCGCTTAACCGCTCTGTGGGCCCGACATTTAATAACTGGCCGATCATCGTCTTACGCGACATTCCTGCCAACAACGGCAAACCGAAGTGGTGAAACTCGCCTAATCGGGCAAGCAGCGCATAATTGTGGGAGAGATTCTTACCGAAACCGAACCCAGGGTCGAGCAACAATTTTTCTTTTGCGATCCCTGCACGTTCGCAGCGCGCAATATTTTCCACAAAAAAGCGGTTTACGTCGGCAAAGACGTCCTCATATTTTGGCGCTTCCTGCATCGTCTTCGGTTGACCCTGCATATGCATCAGGCAGACAGGCAATCCGGTTTGTGCCGCTGCTTCAAGCGCGCCGGGCTCCGTCAAAGAGCGTATATCATTGATGATGTGCGCGCCCGCCCGCGCCGCTTCCCGGATCACTTCAGGCTTCGAGGTATCAACTGAGATCCACACTTCAAAGCGCTGCGCTATCGCTTCCACAACCGGGATAACGCGCGCCAGCTCCTCATCAACACTCACTTCAGCGGCACCGGGCCGGGTAGATTCACCGCCGATATCCACAATGGTCGCCCCTGCGTTAATCATCAGGTTGGCGTGTTTGACCGCCTCAATCAGCGTGTTGTGGCTGCCGCCGTCAGAAAAGGAGTCCGGCGTGACGTTGAGGATCCCCATCACGTGGGGATGAGACAGCTCGAGTGTGGAGCCCTGGGCATGAAGTTTCATGACTGAAGTCCTGAAGGTATTACGGTTGAACAGAAAAGAAAAACCCCGGAGCAGGCCCCAGGGTTTCGTTACAGACAGTTCATCAACTGCAGAAAGCTTATTTGTCGCCAAACTGCTCTGACATGGTATTGCCCGGGTTCGGCGTACGCGGTTCATCAACCGGACGCGGCGCGCGTGGGGTACCGTTACTGTCAGAGTTATTCGCGCCTGGATCTTCCCAGCCCGCTGGCGGACGTACATCACGACGAGACATCAGATCATCAATCTGCGGTGCGTCGATGGTCTCATATTTCATCAGAGCATCTTTCATCGCATGGAGAATATCCATGTTCTCGTTCAGGATCTGACGCGCACGATTGTAGTTACGTTCAATCAGCGCTTTCACTTCCTGGTCGATAATACGCGCAGTTTCATCAGACATATGTTTCGCTTTCGCGACGGAAC
This Kosakonia cowanii JCM 10956 = DSM 18146 DNA region includes the following protein-coding sequences:
- the glmM gene encoding phosphoglucosamine mutase gives rise to the protein MSNRKYFGTDGIRGRVGDAPITPDFVLKLGWAAGKVLARHGSRKIIIGKDTRISGYMLESALEAGLAAAGLSASFTGPMPTPAVAYLTRTFRAEAGIVISASHNPFYDNGIKFFSIDGTKLPDAVEEAIEAEMEKELTCVDSAELGKASRIVDAAGRYIEFCKATFPNELSLNSLKIVVDCANGATYHIAPNVFRELGAKVIAIGCDPDGVNINEKCGATDVKALQDRVLAEKADLGIAFDGDGDRVIMVDHEGNKVDGDQIMYIIAREGLRQGQLRGGAVGTLMSNMGLELALKQLGIPFARAKVGDRYVLEKMQEKGWRIGAENSGHVILLDKTTTGDGIVAGLQVVAAMVRNHMTLHDLCSGMKMFPQVLVNVRFTAGNGDPLEDENVKAVMAEVEATLGNRGRVLLRKSGTEPLIRVMVEGEDEAQVTALANRIADAVKAV
- the infB gene encoding translation initiation factor IF-2 encodes the protein MTDVTVKTLAAEIQTSVDRLVQQFADAGIRKSADDSVTAQEKQTLLAHLNREHGSAPDKLTLQRKTRSTLNIQGTGGKSKSVQIEVRKKRTFVKRDPQEAERLAAEEEAMREAEEKARREAEEAAEREAEEKAKREAEVRLKREAEEKAKRENAESTKREAAENSKVSNHQTDEVTRAAQTEKARRESEAQELKRKAEEEARRKLEENARRVAEEARRMAEQNEATWTATPGEEEETTGDYHVTTSQHARQAEDDNDREVEGGRSRTRTAKAPRPKKGNKHSESKADREEARAAVRGGKGGRQRKGSALQQGFNKPAQAVNRDVVIGETLTVGELANKMAVKGSQVIKAMMKLGAMATINQVIDQETAQLVAEEMGHKVILRRENELEEAVMSDRDTGAAVEPRAPVVTIMGHVDHGKTSLLDYIRSTKVASAEAGGITQHIGAYHVETDNGMITFLDTPGHAAFTAMRARGAQATDIVVLVVAADDGVMPQTIEAIQHAKAAKVPVVVAVNKIDKPEADPDRVKNELSQYGIIPEEWGGESQFVHVSAKAGTGIDDLLDAILLQAEVLELHAVRNGMASGVVIESFLDKGRGPVASVLVREGTLHKGDIVLCGFEYGRVRAMRDELGREVTEAGPSIPVEILGLSGVPAAGDEATVVRDEKKAREVALYRQGKFREVKLARQQKSKLENMFANMTEGEVHEVNIVLKADVQGSVEAISDSLLKLSTEEVKVKIVGSGVGGITETDATLAAASNAILVGFNVRADASARRVIESEGLDLRYYSVIYNLIDEVKAAMSGMLSPELKQQIIGLAEVRDVFKSPKFGAVAGCMVTEGVVKRHNPIRVLRDNVVIYEGELESLRRFKDDVNEVRNGMECGIGVKNYNDVRTGDMIEVFEIIEIKRSIE
- the nusA gene encoding transcription termination factor NusA; amino-acid sequence: MNKEILAVVEAVSNEKSLPREKIFEALESALATATKKKYEQEIDVRVSIDRKSGDFDTFRRWLIVEEVTQPTREITLEAARYEDESLNLDDYVEDQIESVTFDRITTQTAKQVIVQKVREAERAMVVDQFREHEGEIITGVVKKVNRDNITLDLGSNAEAVILREDMLPRENFRPGDRIRGVLYAVRPEARGAQLFVTRSKPEMLIELFRIEVPEIGEEVIEIKAAARDPGSRAKIAVKTNDKRIDPVGACVGMRGARVQAVSTELGGERIDIVLWDDNPAQFVINAMAPADVASIVVDEDKHTMDIAVEAGNLAQAIGRNGQNVRLASQLSGWELNVMTLEDLQSKHQAEAHAAIDTFTRYLDIDEDFATVLVEEGFSTLEELAYVPIKELLEIDGLDEDTVEALRDRAKSALTTLALAQEESLGNKEPAEDLLNLDGLDRALAFKLAARGVCTLEDLAEQGVDDLSDIEGLTADKAGELIMAARNICWFGDEA
- the folP gene encoding dihydropteroate synthase — its product is MKLHAQGSTLELSHPHVMGILNVTPDSFSDGGSHNTLIEAVKHANLMINAGATIVDIGGESTRPGAAEVSVDEELARVIPVVEAIAQRFEVWISVDTSKPEVIREAARAGAHIINDIRSLTEPGALEAAAQTGLPVCLMHMQGQPKTMQEAPKYEDVFADVNRFFVENIARCERAGIAKEKLLLDPGFGFGKNLSHNYALLARLGEFHHFGLPLLAGMSRKTMIGQLLNVGPTERLSGSLACAVIAAMQGAQIIRVHDVKETVEAMRVVEATLSAKENKRYE
- the secG gene encoding preprotein translocase subunit SecG, with product MYEALLVVFLIVALALVALIMLQQGKGADMGASFGAGASGTLFGSSGSGNFMTRATAVLATLFFIISLVLGNINSNKTNKGSEWENLSAPAKSEQTQPAAPAKPTSDIPQ
- the rimP gene encoding ribosome maturation factor RimP, with the translated sequence MSTLEQKLTEMITAPVEALGYELVGIEFVRGRTSTLRIYIDSEDGINVDDCADVSHQVSAVLDVEDPITVAYNLEVSSPGLERPLFTAEHYARFKGDEVSLVLRMAVQNRRKWQGIIKDVDGEMITVTVEGKDEVFALSNIQKANLVPHF
- the argG gene encoding argininosuccinate synthase; translated protein: MTTILKHLPAGQRIGIAFSGGLDTSAALLWMRQKGAVPYAYTANLGQPDEDDYEAIPRRAKEYGAENARLIDCRKQLVAEGIAAIQCGAFHNTTGGLTYFNTTPLGRAVTGTMLVAAMKEDGVNIWGDGSTYKGNDIERFYRYGLLTNAELKIYKPWLDTDFIDELGGRQEMSEFMTASGFDYKMSAEKAYSTDSNMLGATHEAKDLEFLNSSVKIVNPIMGVKFWDESVKIPAEEVTVRFEQGHPVALNGKTFSDDVELMMEANRIGGRHGLGMSDQIENRIIEAKSRGIYEAPGMALLHIAYERLLTGIHNEDTIEQYHAHGRQLGRLLYQGRWFDPQALMLRDALQRWVASAITGEVTLELRRGNDYSILNTVSDNLTYQAERLTMEKGDSVFSPDDRIGQLTMRNLDITDTRAKLFNYVQTGLISTTAGNGLPQVENLEHSDKK